One Candidatus Hydrogenedentota bacterium genomic window carries:
- a CDS encoding type IV pilus twitching motility protein PilT — translation MAYEMVSLLRMLIDRDGSDLHLAVENPPVGRVHGHLQYFGENPLTPDDTERLMKSIASVDNQQELQEVGGSDFGFAFEDIARFRVSIFKQKGHVGLVLRLIPRKIMTFEEIGLPQSLKQVINQPRGLILVTGPTGSGKSTSLATMLDWLNTEYDHHIITIEDPIEYYHTHKKSIITQREVGVDVPTFAEALRRALRQDPDVILVGEMRDLETIGAAVTAAETGHLVFGTLHTTGAVRTIDRLVDAFPTNQQEQIRTQLAGNLKSIISQTLVPKKSGFGRVAAFEVMIVTPAIQNLIRENKSYRITSAIQTGHKYGMNLLDEHLLALYRKGLIKYEDAAGRCQAPEEFEMNARAMAPEGEVIPQRAEQRAKSIV, via the coding sequence ATGGCCTATGAAATGGTCAGCTTGCTGCGAATGCTGATCGATCGCGACGGATCGGACTTGCATTTGGCTGTGGAAAATCCGCCCGTCGGGCGTGTGCACGGGCACTTGCAGTATTTTGGCGAGAACCCGTTGACGCCGGACGACACGGAACGGCTCATGAAGAGTATCGCGTCCGTGGACAACCAGCAGGAATTGCAGGAAGTTGGCGGATCGGACTTTGGGTTTGCGTTCGAAGACATCGCCCGGTTCCGTGTGTCCATCTTCAAGCAGAAAGGCCACGTGGGGTTGGTATTGCGCTTGATTCCGCGCAAGATCATGACCTTTGAAGAGATTGGGCTGCCGCAGTCGTTGAAGCAGGTAATTAACCAGCCACGCGGTTTGATACTTGTGACGGGTCCCACGGGTTCGGGTAAGTCGACGAGTCTGGCGACGATGCTTGACTGGTTGAACACCGAATACGACCATCACATCATCACGATCGAGGACCCGATCGAATACTACCATACGCACAAGAAGAGCATTATCACGCAGCGCGAAGTCGGCGTGGACGTGCCGACGTTCGCGGAGGCGTTGCGCCGCGCGTTGCGTCAAGACCCTGACGTGATTCTGGTGGGAGAAATGCGCGACCTGGAAACGATCGGCGCGGCGGTAACGGCCGCGGAAACCGGTCACTTGGTGTTCGGCACCCTGCATACGACGGGTGCGGTGCGTACGATCGACCGTCTGGTCGACGCGTTTCCGACGAACCAGCAGGAGCAGATCCGCACGCAGTTGGCGGGTAATTTGAAGTCGATCATTTCGCAGACGCTGGTGCCGAAGAAGAGCGGGTTCGGGCGTGTGGCCGCGTTCGAGGTCATGATCGTGACGCCGGCTATTCAAAACCTTATCCGCGAGAACAAGTCGTACCGCATCACGTCGGCCATTCAGACGGGTCACAAGTACGGCATGAACTTGCTGGACGAGCACTTGCTGGCCCTGTACCGGAAGGGGTTGATCAAGTACGAGGACGCGGCGGGCCGTTGCCAGGCGCCGGAAGAATTCGAGATGAATGCGCGCGCGATGGCTCCGGAAGGGGAAGTTATCCCGCAGCGGGCAGAACAACGCGCGAAGAGCATCGTGTAG